A genomic region of Tigriopus californicus strain San Diego chromosome 1, Tcal_SD_v2.1, whole genome shotgun sequence contains the following coding sequences:
- the LOC131879250 gene encoding uncharacterized protein LOC131879250, producing MRCLHRQLTWYCQCVFLCFILTTWIVPKEVSGLKCFLDISGIKRPDNDDEKVDTSRFKQYDCSLQGGKVEKPCMTKTDKTGIVTRNCATIAKNQEGCEEDVHGNILCYCLTDFCNGAYSNIRAPTLTLAFALGLVVFLGRDSFHQRLK from the exons ATGAGGTGTCTCCATCGTCAGCTGACTTGGTACTGCCAATGTGTGTTCCTGTGCTTCATCTTGACCACTTGGATCGTGCCCAAAGAGGTCTCGGGCCTCAAATGCTTCTTGGACATCTCGGGCATCAAAAGGCCAGATAACGATGATGAGAAAGTGGACACAAGCCGATTCAAGCAGTATGATTGTTCCCTTCAAGGGGGAAAAGTCGAAAAG CCGTGCATGACCAAAACAGATAAAACGGGGATCGTTACTCGAAACTGCGCTACGATCGCCAAGAACCAGGAGGGTTGCGAAGAAGACGTCCATGGGAATATTCTTTGCTACTGCCTCACCGATTTTTGCAATGGAGCCTACTCGAATATCCGTGCGCCCACCTTGACATTGGCCTTTGCCTTGGGTCTGGTCGTTTTCCTTGGCCGCGATAGCTTTCATCAGAGATTGAAATAA
- the LOC131880806 gene encoding uncharacterized protein LOC131880806, translating to MANLVLPDTKMNDLTTNFLVTLTFLATVGVFQMALAAFDLPSGANDLLNVQPVNMEFNCEGRKYGYYGDINNDCQLFHICLPIEDADGNVIDTNHWTFLCSNGTIFDQQTLSCNYISDSFPCEESESLYGTVMFGLQDDELFKKL from the coding sequence ATGGCAAACCTCGTTCTTCCagatacaaaaatgaatgatttgacaacaaatttttTGGTCACTCTGACCTTTCTGGCCACGGTAGGCGTGTTTCAGATGGCTTTGGCCGCCTTTGACTTGCCGTCTGGTGCCAACGATCTCCTCAATGTCCAGCCAGTCAATATGGAATTCAATTGTGAGGGACGAAAGTACGGTTATTACGGGGACATCAACAACGATTGTCAGCTGTTCCATATTTGCTTGCCCATTGAAGACGCGGATGGGAACGTCATCGACACCAATCATTGGACCTTCTTGTGTTCCAATGGCACCATTTTCGATCAACAGACCCTGAGCTGTAATTACATCTCGGATTCGTTTCCATGTGAGGAATCTGAATCACTTTATGGGACCGTGATGTTCGGGTTACAAGATGACGAGCTCTTCAAAAAGCTCTGA
- the LOC131880560 gene encoding U-scoloptoxin(01)-Cw1a-like, whose amino-acid sequence MNGHFTFALATVALMASMYVAVAMPQAPSGAGGAYQFPSEAESILSTVPVVESFTCEGQAYGYYADVANNCEVFHICLPIEDDAGAVIEYAQWSFVCGNGTIFDQQTLTCNYPTDAFPCEEAASLYGAVEFGKIEE is encoded by the coding sequence atgaacggACACTTTACCTTCGCTTTGGCCACCGTGGCCCTCATGGCCTCCATGTATGTGGCCGTGGCCATGCCGCAGGCGCCTTCAGGCGCAGGGGGTGCTTATCAGTTTCCCTCGGAGGCTGAGAGTATCTTGAGCACCGTGCCCGTGGTAGAGTCCTTCACCTGTGAAGGTCAGGCTTACGGTTACTATGCCGATGTGGCCAACAACTGTGAGGTGTTCCACATTTGCTTGCCTATCGAGGATGATGCTGGAGCGGTGATTGAATATGCCCAATGGTCCTTTGTGTGCGGTAATGGAACCATCTTTGATCAACAAACCCTGACCTGCAACTATCCCACGGACGCCTTCCCTTGCGAAGAGGCCGCTTCTCTGTACGGAGCTGTCGAGTTCGGCAAAATCGAAGAGTAA